The genomic window GATTTTCGGATCATCTTTATTTATTTTTTTCGCTTCGTATTCTTATAGACAACTTGCTTTGAGTGAGAAAAAACTTTCTTCCCAGGGAGTTTTATTTGCTATGCATTTTCTAACCCTTTTTCTCTTTTTTGGATTCTTTTGTGCTGTTCATATTAATTATAGTATTCCGCAGTGGCTTTTGGCATTTTTATTTGGAGGGGCATCTTTTTTTGTGAGTCTTCATTCTTTTCTTCTTACGAGACCCACGATGCCAAAGGATGCTTTTGCTTATAGCTTTGTTATGGGATTTCTTTTCTTTCAATTCGCATGGTTTGTACATTTTTGGCCATTCGGATATTTGACTATTTCTGCTGTGTTACTGGTAACATTTTTTTGTCTTTGGGATTTACTCCAAACCCATATGGAGGGAACACTTCGAAAACAACGATTTCTTATGAATACAATATTCTTTTTGGTTCTTGTGGGAATTGTATTAGCAAGTTCTCCTTGGACTATTGTTTTGGAATAATAAAGGATGTTTATCCAAATTGAAGAAGATTTGGAGCAAAAAGAAGAAGAAATCCAAGAATGAGCATAAGGACTCCTCCGATAAGATTGGAGAGCGTGGAATATTTTGAAGTGAGATGAATTTTCTCTATACCTTTGAGCGCTATAGCAAAAACAAAAAGATCATCGAGCATATAAGTAAATATATACAATCCAACCATAGATTGTTGGAAAGCGAATCCAGCCCCGTTCATTTCAATAATTTTGGTAAATGTTTGAGGAATACCTATTGAACAAGCAAATTCAATTATAGTGATACTAAATGAAAGAAATACAACAGCTAGGATAGTAGAAAGATTGAAAGGTGAAGATATAATAGATTTTATTTGTTTGATAATTTTTTCTCTTTTTGATGCGGCTGTTACGGAACAAACACCTTTTTTTATAAGCCATTCATAAAGAAAGAAAACTCCTCCACCAATAGCAACGATACCTATAAGAGGAGTGATTATTGTATCGAGCTTAACAAAATTCCAAGTAGTAAGCCAAAGATTGAGGATAAAAAAGTAAATAATTGCTTGAGAAAAAAGGAAAATACCAACAAGAGAAAAAATCTGTTTCCGAGAAGATGATTGAGAAAGAAAGAGAAGAAAGGTAACAAGGACCCACATGGCACATGGGTTGAATCCATCTACAAAGCCCAGTATAAGAGACAAAAATGGTACCGGGTAAGAACTTAGATCAGTAGCTCCGAAAAAGGGAAGGGAAATGATAAGTTCTTGAGAAGGCATGGCACATACACCTGTTTCAGAATTTTCTAAACAAGTAGCTCCTTGAGAAATCTCGTTTTTTCCACTCCCACCCTGTTCTATAAATTTTTCTGGAGTTATTTGTTTTTCTTTAGAATACGTAAGAATAAGATCTTCTATTTTTTTGCCTGTGGTTTCTGCTGTTTCAAATCCAGAAAGGACGGTGTCACCAACTAATGTGATGGGTGTGGCCAAGGGAAGTTTCTCCAATTGAGCTATACTTTTCCATTGTGAAGCGTAGGGTTCTGTGTAGATATCAAGATAATGTATTTCAAGAAAATCATAACGATTTTTTAAAGTATTGAGAAATTCTTTTTCTTGCAAACAATGTCTACAGTCTTCTCTGGCAAAAACATACACAATAAAATGTTCCGAAGAAGTGGCGTTTATATTTTGAGCATAGAGGGTTGGTGATGCATTTGTGAACAAGAAAGAAAACGTAAGAACAAAAATAAAAGAAATTTTTTTATAGGAAAATACCATACATGCAATTTTTAAGGAATAATCAAAAGTCTATCTTCCGCCGTATAGGAGGAAAAAGTGGGAAAAGAGAAAGAAGTTGTATTTTCTGGTGAAGCTAATCTGTAATCGTTAAAAATAACTTTTTGTCCGTCTTCTTCGGGGATATTACCATACTGTTTGAGAGAGTCTTCACGAACAAGAAGAAAAACTCTTTTAAATTGAGAAAAATTAACTTTGGAGAAGTCTTCAGAATTAAAGAAATAAGCAGAAGAAAGGCCCATTGAAGTAAGAACGCCTGGAAACATTACAAAACCATTACCACTCGCTGATTTATCAATAAGGATAAGGTCTTCTTTTTCAAAATTTTGACCAAAGAGTTTTACTTGTTCAAGAAGGCTTTCATCTTGTTTGAGAGTAAAAAAGAAAAGAAAGGGAATTGCTTGTGTTAAAAAAAGAAGAGTGACACAAAATAAAAATGGTTTCTTTTTGGAATAAAAAATCTTTTTTTCTATAAGAAGATGGCTAATATAGGCCAAAATAAGTATAAAAAAACCAATAGTAGCAAAGGTAAATCTTCGAAACATCCAAGGATGGTCTGGAGAAATAAAAGGAACAAAAAGATAGATAAGTCCAGGCGAAAGAACAAAAAGAATGGTGACTATATGGGGGAGTGTAAGAAAAAGTTTCTTTTTGAAAAGAAAGATTGCACCAAGAATTCCAGAAAAAATAAGAACGCCCACCCCATAGAGAAAAAGTAACTTCCAAAGATTGAAAATTGAGATATTTGCAATATTTATGAGAGTAAGATCATTGGGTTGACGAAGGCCAAGTGTTTCTAAAATAGCTTTGGCGACTATGGTGAAAAAGGGGATATTTGCAAAAACAGCAACAAGAAAAAATGAAGAGATGAGGAATAAAGGGATAAGTATCCTTTGAAAAAACTTTCTCTTAAGAAATGTGCGTGTATTTGAAAAAAGAAAAAAGGATATACCCATAAGGGCGACAAAAATAGGCCCTTCAACACGCACAATAAGAAGAAGAAAACAAGAAGATAAAAAGAAGAGATATTTTTTTGTATCGGGAGATTCTAGAAATCGAAGAAAAAAGAAAAGTGTTATCCAAAGACTTGCCATCATAACATTTTCCGTAAGAGAAAAACGAGAAAACCACCAAATAGGAAATGAAAAGAGAAGAAGTGAACTAAAGATATATACTATTTTCTTCTTAAAAAAATGTGAAAGTATAAAGTAGAAAGAAAGAAAAAAGAGAAAAAGTGTAATCGCATTCCCCACCATAATATGAAAGGGTGATGGTATTCCAATAGCAAGAAGAGATGCGTACCACGCTATAGTAGGATGAGGAAATTGAGTGGTAAGATTTCCATCAGAATCATAATAAAAACCTGGGAAATGAAGAGCTTGACCTTCTCCATAGGCTTCGAAAAATGAAGAAGATTCCTTAGTTTTAAAATGAAAAGAGTGTTTTTCCGCCAAAAAATAAGATGCTTGAGCAATAGAGCCCTGATCTCTTCCTGTAAAAAGTGTCTGGGGTTGAAAAAAAATAAATGTATTCGTAAGAATAAAAATGATTACCCCAATGAAAAAAAATATTTCTTTGGAAGTATCTTTCTCATTTTTTATTTTTTTAGAGGGGTGAAAATGTTTCCAGCTAGATTCCCACGCAAAGTAACAGATGGTAATAGAAAGAAAAATCCAAAAAATACGAGCGTGAAAAAACCCTATCCAACCCAAAAGAGTTGCTAAAAGGATCCAAAAAATCCAAAAAAGAAAAACACGATAAAATATTGAAGTGTTCATATTTCACAGTATAACAAAGACGAATCAAAAAATGAAGAGTAGTTTTATTTTTAAGGGGAAAAGTTATTGAGACCGTTTGTTTTTTTGAAGATTAGCAGGGAAGA from Candidatus Moraniibacteriota bacterium includes these protein-coding regions:
- a CDS encoding glutaredoxin, encoding MVFSYKKISFIFVLTFSFLFTNASPTLYAQNINATSSEHFIVYVFAREDCRHCLQEKEFLNTLKNRYDFLEIHYLDIYTEPYASQWKSIAQLEKLPLATPITLVGDTVLSGFETAETTGKKIEDLILTYSKEKQITPEKFIEQGGSGKNEISQGATCLENSETGVCAMPSQELIISLPFFGATDLSSYPVPFLSLILGFVDGFNPCAMWVLVTFLLFLSQSSSRKQIFSLVGIFLFSQAIIYFFILNLWLTTWNFVKLDTIITPLIGIVAIGGGVFFLYEWLIKKGVCSVTAASKREKIIKQIKSIISSPFNLSTILAVVFLSFSITIIEFACSIGIPQTFTKIIEMNGAGFAFQQSMVGLYIFTYMLDDLFVFAIALKGIEKIHLTSKYSTLSNLIGGVLMLILGFLLLFAPNLLQFG